Proteins found in one Methylobacterium sp. CB376 genomic segment:
- a CDS encoding NADH:flavin oxidoreductase yields the protein MPLAEAITPSVASTRDPLLQPLRIKNLVLRNRVMSTSHAAGLEEGGMPKERYQLYHLEKAKGGIGLSMFGGSSNVAPDSPNIFRQLNVGTDEIVPWLQQFSARMHAEGAALMVQITHLGRRGEPYGDKWLPTIGPSAIRETLHRSFPKEMDEHDIRRVVKAYAAAARRCRDGGLDGVETLAGGHLIGQFLSPSTNRRTDRYGGSLENRCRFGLEVFEAIRREVGDDYVVGMRYVIDEGESGLPMDDAIKVAHLFERTGMLDFFNAIVGRMDTERALAVDNMPGMASPIAPWLRQVGAFKREVGLPVFHAARISDIATARHAIREGLLDMVAMTRAHIADPHIVRKIAAGEEERVRPCVGATHCQSPHRPHCIHNPSTGREGQLPHEITRSNRPGRKVVVVGGGPAGLEAARVAALRGHEVVLLEAGAKLGGQLLLSQRASWRRDVIGIVDWRAEEIRRLGVRVEVNRYAEVEDVLAEAPDAVVVATGGVPDIDWIPGAEHCGSVWDVIGGTTPFAGEVLVYDGTGRHPGPQAAEAAAQDGRKVQFVSIDAQIAQELTYAERIIWKKRIYELGVPTTFDHEIVKVERRGNRLIATFRNLASEQLSERTADQILVEHGTRPADDLYHGLRPHSANDGVTDIDALLAGAAQPLTWRPEAQMELHRVGDAVASRNVHTAVLDALRLCRAL from the coding sequence ATGCCCTTAGCCGAAGCGATCACCCCGTCCGTCGCGAGCACCCGCGATCCGCTCCTCCAGCCGCTCCGGATCAAGAACCTGGTCCTGCGCAACCGGGTCATGAGCACCAGCCACGCCGCCGGCCTGGAGGAGGGCGGCATGCCTAAGGAGCGTTATCAGCTCTACCACCTTGAAAAGGCGAAGGGCGGGATCGGCCTCAGCATGTTCGGCGGTTCCTCGAACGTGGCGCCCGACAGCCCCAACATCTTCCGCCAGCTCAATGTCGGCACGGACGAGATCGTCCCCTGGCTGCAGCAATTCTCCGCGCGCATGCACGCGGAGGGCGCGGCGCTGATGGTGCAGATCACCCATCTCGGCCGCCGCGGCGAGCCCTACGGCGACAAGTGGCTGCCGACCATCGGACCCTCGGCGATCCGCGAGACGCTGCACCGCAGCTTCCCCAAGGAAATGGACGAGCACGATATCCGACGGGTCGTGAAGGCCTACGCAGCCGCCGCGCGGCGCTGCCGGGACGGCGGCCTCGACGGCGTCGAGACCCTGGCGGGCGGTCACCTCATCGGCCAGTTCCTCTCCCCCTCGACCAACCGGCGGACCGACCGGTACGGCGGCTCGCTGGAGAACCGCTGCCGTTTCGGGCTTGAAGTGTTCGAGGCGATCCGCCGGGAGGTCGGCGACGACTACGTGGTGGGCATGCGCTACGTCATCGACGAGGGCGAGTCCGGCCTGCCGATGGACGACGCCATCAAGGTCGCGCACCTCTTCGAGCGCACCGGCATGCTCGACTTCTTCAACGCCATCGTCGGCCGCATGGACACCGAGCGGGCGCTCGCCGTGGACAACATGCCGGGCATGGCCTCGCCGATCGCGCCCTGGCTGCGGCAGGTCGGCGCCTTCAAGCGGGAGGTCGGGCTGCCGGTGTTCCACGCGGCCCGGATCTCCGACATTGCGACGGCCCGCCACGCGATCCGCGAGGGGCTCCTCGACATGGTGGCGATGACCCGCGCCCACATCGCCGACCCCCACATCGTGCGCAAGATCGCGGCCGGCGAGGAGGAGCGGGTGCGGCCCTGCGTGGGTGCAACCCACTGCCAGTCGCCCCACCGGCCGCACTGCATCCACAATCCCTCGACCGGGCGGGAAGGGCAGCTCCCCCATGAGATCACCCGGTCCAACCGGCCCGGCCGCAAGGTCGTGGTCGTCGGCGGCGGCCCCGCCGGCCTCGAGGCGGCCCGGGTCGCGGCCCTGCGCGGCCACGAGGTCGTGCTGCTCGAGGCGGGCGCCAAGCTCGGCGGTCAGCTCCTGCTGAGCCAGCGCGCGAGCTGGCGCCGCGACGTGATTGGCATCGTGGACTGGCGCGCCGAGGAGATCCGGCGCCTCGGCGTGCGGGTGGAGGTGAACCGCTACGCCGAGGTGGAGGACGTGCTCGCCGAGGCGCCGGACGCGGTCGTGGTGGCCACCGGCGGTGTCCCGGACATCGATTGGATCCCCGGCGCGGAGCATTGCGGCAGCGTCTGGGATGTGATCGGTGGCACCACCCCCTTCGCCGGGGAGGTCCTCGTCTACGACGGAACCGGCCGCCATCCCGGGCCCCAGGCGGCCGAGGCCGCGGCGCAGGACGGCCGCAAGGTGCAGTTCGTGTCGATCGACGCCCAGATCGCGCAGGAGCTGACCTATGCCGAGCGCATCATCTGGAAGAAGCGGATCTACGAACTCGGCGTGCCGACGACGTTCGACCACGAGATCGTCAAGGTCGAGCGGCGCGGCAACCGTCTCATCGCAACCTTCCGCAACCTCGCCTCTGAGCAGCTCAGCGAGCGCACGGCCGACCAGATCCTGGTGGAGCACGGCACCCGGCCGGCGGACGATCTCTATCACGGTCTCCGGCCCCACTCGGCCAATGACGGTGTCACGGATATCGACGCGCTCCTCGCGGGCGCCGCGCAGCCGCTAACCTGGCGCCCCGAGGCGCAGATGGAGCTGCACCGGGTCGGCGACGCGGTCGCCAGCCGCAACGTGCACACGGCGGTGCTCGATGCGCTGCGCCTCTGCCGGGCGCTCTGA
- a CDS encoding transporter substrate-binding domain-containing protein has product MRTIVVVAAVLGGGLVASSAGAAEGRLKEILDRGVVRVGVQGAFKPWSFPAPDGTLQGIEVELAKSVADTLGVKLEPVIITSANRIQYLQQGKIDLILGGMYDASDRRKIIGMIEPAYWSSGPTLLAKKGAIKDWKDIANKPVCGKQGNYYNKQVQTELHANLIAFAGNTEGKEGLRAGKCVAWLYDDVSIMADLALPEWEGYEMPVPVLYNNPWAAAVPLDERDKAWGAFMAGMAYRWQADGKLIELGKKWGVTMSDWFAQQHQKLHWDTSYLK; this is encoded by the coding sequence ATGAGGACGATTGTAGTCGTGGCGGCGGTGCTCGGCGGGGGGCTGGTCGCTTCGTCCGCCGGGGCGGCCGAAGGCCGCCTGAAGGAGATCCTCGATCGTGGCGTGGTGCGGGTCGGCGTGCAGGGCGCCTTCAAGCCGTGGTCGTTCCCGGCGCCAGATGGAACCCTGCAGGGGATCGAGGTCGAACTTGCCAAGTCCGTGGCCGACACGCTCGGCGTCAAGCTCGAGCCGGTGATCATCACCTCGGCCAACCGGATCCAGTACCTCCAGCAGGGCAAGATCGACCTCATCCTCGGCGGCATGTACGACGCCAGCGACCGGCGCAAGATCATCGGGATGATCGAGCCGGCCTACTGGTCGTCCGGACCGACGCTCCTCGCCAAGAAGGGCGCGATCAAAGACTGGAAGGACATCGCCAACAAGCCGGTCTGTGGCAAGCAGGGCAACTACTACAACAAGCAAGTGCAGACCGAGCTGCACGCCAACCTGATTGCCTTTGCGGGGAACACGGAGGGCAAGGAGGGGCTGCGGGCCGGAAAGTGCGTCGCGTGGCTCTACGACGACGTCAGCATCATGGCCGATCTCGCCCTGCCGGAATGGGAAGGCTACGAGATGCCGGTCCCCGTGCTCTACAACAATCCCTGGGCTGCCGCGGTCCCCCTCGACGAGCGCGACAAGGCCTGGGGCGCGTTCATGGCCGGCATGGCCTATCGCTGGCAGGCCGACGGCAAGCTGATCGAGCTCGGAAAGAAGTGGGGCGTGACGATGTCCGACTGGTTCGCGCAGCAGCATCAGAAGCTGCACTGGGACACATCCTACCTCAAGTGA
- a CDS encoding amino acid ABC transporter ATP-binding protein, with protein MLLADQSTAEGAATGEGRRALVSLRNVRKSYGAFEVLKGISLDVGRGEVVCIIGPSGSGKSTLIRCINGLSAIQGGSITVDGQEVNDPKLDKLALRRKVGIVFQQYNLFPHKTVLENVMMAPIKVLREPRAQVEERARRLIAKVRLTGKEDAYPGQLSGGQQQRVAIARSLAMRPEVMLFDEVTAALDPETVKEVLFTIRELAAEGMTCILVTHEMGFAREVANHVYFTDGGVIVEDGPPDQIFRNAKDPRTRQFLSQIL; from the coding sequence ATGCTGTTGGCTGATCAATCCACCGCCGAGGGCGCCGCGACCGGCGAGGGCCGCCGCGCCCTCGTCTCGCTCCGCAACGTCCGCAAATCCTATGGCGCCTTCGAGGTGCTGAAGGGCATCAGCCTCGACGTCGGCAGGGGCGAGGTCGTGTGCATCATCGGACCCTCGGGCTCCGGCAAGTCGACGCTGATCCGCTGCATCAACGGCCTCAGCGCCATCCAGGGCGGCTCGATCACCGTGGACGGGCAGGAGGTCAACGACCCGAAGCTCGACAAGCTCGCCCTGCGCCGGAAGGTCGGGATCGTCTTCCAGCAGTACAACCTCTTCCCGCACAAGACGGTGCTGGAGAACGTCATGATGGCGCCTATCAAGGTGTTGCGGGAGCCGCGGGCGCAGGTGGAGGAGCGGGCGAGGCGCCTGATCGCCAAGGTGCGCCTCACCGGCAAGGAGGATGCTTATCCGGGGCAGCTGTCGGGCGGGCAGCAGCAGCGGGTGGCCATCGCCAGAAGTCTCGCGATGCGGCCCGAAGTCATGCTCTTCGACGAGGTCACGGCGGCGCTCGATCCGGAGACCGTCAAGGAAGTCCTCTTCACCATCAGGGAACTGGCCGCCGAGGGCATGACTTGCATCCTGGTGACGCACGAGATGGGCTTCGCGCGCGAGGTCGCCAACCACGTCTACTTCACGGACGGCGGCGTCATCGTCGAGGACGGGCCGCCCGACCAGATCTTCAGGAACGCCAAGGATCCGCGGACACGACAGTTCCTGAGTCAGATCCTCTAA
- a CDS encoding mandelate racemase/muconate lactonizing enzyme family protein, giving the protein MSAIEQALVDIKARALGVPAYDLLGGRIHDRLPAYANGWYFGCKDAADLPRLAEATVADGYDALKFYPFAAILETGRLRHPSRRGTTDDGLRRRAVAAVAGLRAALGPGPKIMLDLSGGLTPDETIRFCREVEAFDIAYVEEPADPFDPHALGKIAAGISQPIAFGERVYTRYGFRDLLAGRAVDILQPDLGNTGGILEGRKIAAMAEAYGVKVQPHVCASALSTAIAMHFSAATPNFSMQEHFPYWDRIPGYTQVLEDPIEPQVTAGTIPVRETVGYGVTLRKESLRDFLWAEFR; this is encoded by the coding sequence ATGAGTGCGATCGAGCAGGCCCTGGTGGACATCAAGGCGCGGGCGCTCGGCGTGCCCGCCTACGACCTCCTCGGCGGGCGGATCCACGACCGGCTGCCGGCCTATGCCAACGGCTGGTACTTTGGCTGCAAGGACGCCGCCGACCTGCCGCGCCTCGCCGAGGCGACGGTGGCGGACGGGTACGACGCGCTGAAGTTCTATCCCTTCGCGGCGATCCTGGAGACGGGCCGATTGCGGCACCCGTCGCGCCGCGGGACGACCGACGACGGCCTGCGCCGACGGGCCGTGGCGGCCGTCGCCGGCCTGCGGGCCGCCCTCGGACCCGGGCCCAAGATCATGCTGGACCTCAGCGGGGGGCTCACCCCCGACGAGACGATCCGCTTCTGCCGCGAGGTCGAGGCCTTCGACATCGCCTATGTCGAGGAGCCGGCGGATCCGTTCGACCCGCACGCCCTCGGCAAGATCGCCGCCGGGATCTCCCAGCCGATCGCCTTCGGGGAGCGCGTCTATACGCGCTACGGCTTCCGGGACCTGCTCGCCGGGCGGGCCGTCGACATCCTGCAGCCGGACCTCGGCAATACGGGCGGTATCCTGGAGGGCCGCAAGATCGCTGCGATGGCCGAAGCCTACGGCGTGAAGGTGCAGCCGCACGTCTGCGCGAGCGCCCTCTCGACGGCGATCGCGATGCATTTCAGCGCGGCAACGCCGAACTTCTCCATGCAGGAGCACTTCCCGTACTGGGACCGCATCCCCGGCTACACCCAGGTGCTGGAGGATCCGATCGAGCCACAGGTCACGGCCGGCACCATCCCGGTGCGGGAGACCGTCGGGTACGGCGTGACGCTCCGCAAGGAGAGCCTGCGCGATTTCCTCTGGGCCGAGTTCCGGTAG
- a CDS encoding amino acid ABC transporter permease, with product MLDLIGPFFRSLYDRTGWNFNIFYDPYEYGRFIAGASTTLWLIAWSLALSLVIGVLGAWAQGARSRTLRWGVDAYIQAFRNTPPMIQLLFFYLGLGAFTPEIDMGGYSQPLISSLAWAVIALGIFGGAFNVEIFRAGIEAVPDSTLEAAESLCFSRFQTYIYVTLPLAFRISLPALTNNLVSLAKTTSLAYIITVPEMTYVLNQVWSDNLNTSEMMLVLFGFYIVVVTLLAAGLHAVERRLVLPGYGQ from the coding sequence ATGCTGGATCTCATAGGGCCATTCTTTCGAAGCCTCTACGATCGTACCGGGTGGAACTTCAACATCTTCTACGATCCCTACGAGTACGGCCGGTTCATCGCGGGCGCCTCGACGACCCTGTGGCTGATCGCCTGGTCGCTGGCCTTGTCCCTGGTGATCGGCGTGCTCGGAGCCTGGGCCCAGGGCGCCCGATCGCGGACGCTGCGCTGGGGCGTGGACGCCTACATCCAGGCGTTTCGCAACACGCCGCCGATGATCCAGCTCCTGTTCTTCTATCTCGGTCTCGGCGCCTTCACGCCCGAGATCGACATGGGCGGCTACTCGCAGCCTCTGATCTCCTCCTTGGCCTGGGCGGTGATCGCGCTCGGCATCTTCGGCGGTGCGTTTAACGTCGAGATCTTCCGGGCGGGCATTGAGGCCGTGCCCGACTCGACCCTAGAGGCCGCCGAGAGCCTCTGCTTCTCGCGGTTCCAGACCTACATCTACGTCACTCTGCCCCTCGCGTTCCGCATCAGCCTGCCCGCCCTTACCAATAACCTGGTGAGCTTGGCGAAGACGACGTCGCTCGCCTACATCATCACGGTTCCGGAGATGACCTACGTGCTGAACCAGGTCTGGTCCGACAACCTGAACACGTCGGAGATGATGCTGGTCCTGTTCGGGTTCTACATCGTCGTCGTGACGCTGCTGGCGGCCGGCCTGCATGCAGTCGAACGCCGGCTCGTGCTCCCGGGATACGGACAATGA
- a CDS encoding LysR family transcriptional regulator — MPPLRRMIPSSHALFVFEAVARNVSFTQAATELNVTQPAVSKAISQLERHLGVRLFDRSSDGLALTEEGSLLFQRVTDGFQGIEAALREIDIRRTGTDTVTLSVSSAFATHWLMPRINTLQEAFPAVDFRFQLIPGALGGPVDSVDLGMRFVEGPDRDHEALFLMNEVMLPVCSPTYLAGSTAGGGRTTMVNLTATSPARTREVDPGPGWTGTRASLNFSDYAVVVQAALLGQGVALGWLNVVSHWLATGDLVPASERLTRTARVCQLVHLRARPLRASVAAVRDWIIAEMRADIAKADARYPDLGLERACFGAP, encoded by the coding sequence ATGCCGCCTCTGCGCCGGATGATCCCGTCCAGCCATGCGTTGTTCGTGTTCGAGGCCGTGGCGCGCAACGTCAGCTTCACCCAGGCGGCGACCGAGCTGAACGTGACCCAGCCGGCGGTTAGCAAGGCAATCTCGCAGCTCGAGCGCCATCTCGGCGTGCGGCTCTTCGACCGTTCCAGCGACGGCCTCGCGCTGACCGAGGAGGGTAGCCTTCTCTTCCAGCGCGTGACGGACGGATTCCAGGGCATCGAGGCGGCGCTGCGGGAGATCGACATCAGGCGCACCGGAACCGACACTGTCACGCTGTCGGTCTCATCGGCCTTCGCCACGCACTGGCTGATGCCCCGCATCAACACCCTTCAGGAAGCGTTCCCGGCGGTCGACTTCCGCTTCCAGCTCATCCCCGGGGCGCTCGGCGGCCCCGTCGACAGCGTCGACCTCGGGATGCGCTTCGTGGAGGGGCCCGACCGCGACCACGAGGCGCTGTTCCTGATGAACGAGGTGATGCTCCCGGTCTGCAGCCCGACCTATCTCGCCGGCAGCACGGCCGGCGGCGGCCGGACCACCATGGTCAACCTCACGGCGACTTCGCCGGCGCGCACCCGCGAGGTCGATCCCGGGCCGGGCTGGACCGGCACCCGCGCTTCCCTGAACTTCTCCGACTACGCGGTGGTGGTCCAGGCCGCGCTCCTCGGCCAGGGCGTGGCGCTCGGCTGGCTGAACGTGGTGTCGCACTGGCTCGCAACCGGCGACCTCGTGCCGGCGAGCGAACGACTCACGCGGACCGCGCGCGTCTGCCAACTTGTCCACCTGCGCGCGCGTCCACTCCGCGCGTCGGTGGCCGCGGTGCGGGATTGGATTATCGCGGAGATGCGGGCCGACATCGCCAAGGCCGACGCGCGCTACCCCGACCTCGGCCTGGAGCGGGCGTGTTTCGGGGCGCCATAA
- a CDS encoding amino acid ABC transporter permease, which produces MRQPAFQLSIARLRDGQVLRGFRAWHVAVVLLALVVALAAAVVRSSALGTPSTALTALITYAPFILRGFALNLAMSFLAMAIATILGIGLGLMQISTRAAVRLPARFVTHLLRNSPWLVILFLVTYFMPVEVRLPGGWLVPVPDWSKATLAFALPVMGNISEILRGAVRSIPSGQWESAEGLAFTRAQTLRYIILPQCVRRCIPPWMNWYAMLTLSTPMASIFSVHEAVANAQASMEAAGARPELLLPFYLFLLCLFFVYIYPIAVWTRVLERRYAVG; this is translated from the coding sequence ATGAGGCAGCCGGCCTTCCAGCTCAGCATCGCGCGCCTGAGGGACGGTCAGGTCCTGAGGGGGTTCCGGGCGTGGCACGTCGCCGTGGTGCTGCTGGCGCTCGTGGTCGCGCTCGCCGCGGCGGTCGTGCGCTCCTCCGCCCTCGGGACCCCCTCCACGGCGCTGACTGCGCTCATCACCTACGCTCCGTTCATCCTGCGGGGCTTCGCGCTCAACCTCGCCATGAGCTTCCTCGCTATGGCGATCGCGACGATCCTTGGGATCGGCCTCGGCCTCATGCAGATCAGCACGAGGGCGGCCGTCCGGCTGCCGGCCCGTTTCGTCACGCACCTCCTGCGCAACTCGCCATGGCTGGTGATCCTGTTCCTGGTGACCTACTTCATGCCCGTCGAGGTCCGGCTGCCGGGCGGATGGCTGGTCCCCGTTCCGGACTGGAGCAAGGCCACCCTGGCCTTCGCGCTGCCGGTCATGGGCAATATCAGCGAGATCCTGCGCGGCGCGGTGCGGTCGATCCCGTCGGGGCAGTGGGAATCGGCCGAGGGGCTGGCCTTCACCCGCGCGCAGACCCTGCGCTACATCATCCTGCCGCAATGCGTCCGCCGCTGCATCCCGCCCTGGATGAACTGGTACGCCATGCTGACATTGTCGACGCCGATGGCGTCGATCTTCAGCGTGCACGAGGCGGTCGCGAACGCCCAGGCGAGCATGGAGGCGGCAGGCGCCCGCCCGGAGCTTCTGCTTCCGTTCTACCTGTTCTTGCTGTGTCTGTTCTTCGTCTACATCTACCCGATCGCGGTGTGGACGCGCGTGCTGGAGCGCCGATATGCTGTTGGCTGA
- a CDS encoding pyrroline-5-carboxylate reductase family protein → MPDRLGSGTTPAPRRAMSEVHTGEIQSLTSDAPPLDPAPTVGLIGLGRIGTVLLTALRRFAPETRVIVAGRDPARAAATAEAWPGVASMDVARLAAEADMAVPCLPPEAYREGVAALAPHLRAEAVLVSVTNAVPLADLGRLCARPIVKVIPSPALAVGRGVALITPGPNAGPAEVERVRTLLRRFCRPVLADPADGRIASNLAGSAPAILAAFCADFLEANAVRARIVGPEELRTMMTEAVAALAALLDEGLRFEDVVALTATPGGTTEAAIAALDGPALCARLVEATVRREAQLLGLAPVTRHRPPAGSTPGAAPSILPSGEVPCP, encoded by the coding sequence ATGCCCGATCGCCTCGGGAGCGGCACCACGCCCGCCCCGCGGCGCGCCATGAGCGAGGTTCATACCGGTGAGATCCAATCCTTGACGTCCGACGCCCCACCTCTCGATCCCGCGCCGACGGTCGGCCTGATCGGGCTCGGCCGGATCGGGACCGTGCTGCTCACGGCCCTGCGCCGCTTCGCGCCGGAGACGCGCGTGATCGTGGCTGGACGCGACCCGGCGCGGGCCGCCGCCACGGCGGAGGCCTGGCCCGGCGTCGCTTCCATGGACGTCGCGCGCCTCGCGGCGGAGGCGGACATGGCGGTGCCGTGCCTGCCGCCGGAGGCGTACCGCGAGGGCGTGGCGGCGCTCGCCCCTCACCTGCGCGCGGAGGCCGTCCTGGTCAGCGTCACCAACGCGGTGCCGCTCGCAGATCTCGGGCGCCTCTGCGCCCGCCCAATCGTCAAGGTGATCCCGTCGCCGGCCCTGGCGGTGGGCCGGGGCGTCGCCCTCATCACCCCCGGCCCCAACGCCGGGCCTGCGGAGGTCGAGCGCGTCCGCACCCTGCTGCGGCGCTTCTGCCGGCCGGTGCTCGCCGATCCGGCGGATGGGCGCATTGCCTCGAACCTCGCCGGATCGGCGCCCGCGATCCTGGCCGCGTTCTGCGCGGACTTCCTAGAGGCCAACGCTGTCCGGGCGCGGATCGTCGGGCCGGAAGAGCTGCGCACCATGATGACGGAAGCCGTCGCGGCCCTCGCAGCCCTCCTCGATGAGGGATTGCGATTCGAGGACGTCGTCGCACTCACGGCCACGCCTGGCGGCACCACCGAGGCTGCAATCGCTGCCCTGGACGGACCTGCCCTCTGCGCGCGGCTCGTCGAGGCGACGGTCCGGCGCGAGGCGCAACTCCTCGGGCTCGCCCCCGTCACCCGTCACCGGCCGCCGGCCGGTTCCACACCCGGCGCCGCCCCGTCCATCCTCCCTTCCGGAGAGGTCCCATGCCCTTAG
- a CDS encoding HAD-IA family hydrolase, which produces MPTPSLDSFKVLTFDVVGTLIDFEKGILDHLRAVSGRSREELSDARIFEVYLRGRELHHERSSEVFVDVYHHVAKELGFPDSDAAADAFQLSVLRWPAFSDSAAALRRLRGHYRLVAMTNADRAAFSFYSHTLGTPFHDSVTYDETGVAKPDPQFFAFNRGRQSAFGFTQSEILHVAQSQHHDIGVARDLGYTVCWIERRQGLEGFGGTPKPARVTTPDFHFPTLEKLADAADAAFAAAVTGR; this is translated from the coding sequence ATGCCCACTCCTTCCCTCGACAGCTTCAAGGTTCTCACCTTCGACGTCGTCGGTACCCTGATCGACTTCGAGAAGGGGATCCTGGACCACCTGCGCGCGGTGTCCGGGCGCAGCCGTGAGGAACTCAGCGACGCCCGCATCTTCGAGGTTTACCTGCGAGGCCGCGAGTTGCACCACGAGCGGTCGAGCGAGGTCTTCGTCGACGTCTACCACCACGTCGCCAAGGAACTGGGATTTCCCGACAGCGACGCGGCCGCCGACGCGTTCCAGCTCTCGGTGCTGCGCTGGCCGGCCTTCTCCGACTCTGCCGCAGCCCTCAGGCGCCTGCGCGGCCATTATCGACTCGTCGCGATGACGAATGCCGACCGCGCCGCGTTCTCGTTCTACTCCCACACGCTCGGAACCCCCTTCCACGACAGCGTCACCTACGACGAGACGGGCGTCGCCAAGCCCGATCCACAATTCTTCGCCTTCAACCGCGGCCGGCAATCCGCCTTCGGCTTCACGCAGAGCGAGATATTGCACGTGGCCCAGAGCCAGCATCACGACATCGGCGTCGCCCGCGATCTCGGCTACACGGTGTGCTGGATCGAGCGGCGCCAGGGGCTCGAGGGCTTCGGCGGCACGCCGAAGCCGGCCAGGGTGACCACTCCCGATTTTCATTTTCCGACTTTGGAGAAGCTCGCCGACGCCGCCGACGCGGCCTTCGCGGCGGCCGTGACGGGGCGGTAG
- a CDS encoding NAD(P)/FAD-dependent oxidoreductase — translation MESPFPRPSAASLWAARAVPAQDFAPLCDDVQADVAVVGGGYTGLSAALALAERGERAIVLEASTVGWGASGRNGGVVSAKFRAPFQAIAAAHGIEVARRMHAIAHDSVGTLERMIAEHDIPEAGYARVGQLKCAHTPQALASAVADMEWMRREIGDASVTRLTGEEVAAETGSRDFVGGVLSARAGGLHPLNYARGLARAAHARGIAIHEGSPATELRREAGGIRVATSRGSVRARQVIVATNGYSDLTPATEPLRTRLVPFRSAILATEILSDNLRAAMLPTRRICVETRRMMRWFRMVDGRMVYGGRGAFGRHDTAAAFADLRRAMVRTFPALADTPVSHQWSGLVAMTLDALPHVGRLDDRVTFAMGYNGAGVAMSTHLGRYAAAFALGESPDVGLLGTHAFQPLPFYGLREPVIRLVAGWYQFLDAIGR, via the coding sequence ATGGAATCGCCTTTCCCCAGGCCCTCGGCCGCCTCGCTCTGGGCCGCCCGCGCGGTGCCGGCTCAGGATTTCGCGCCGCTCTGCGACGACGTCCAGGCGGACGTCGCGGTGGTGGGCGGCGGCTATACGGGCCTGTCGGCGGCTTTGGCGCTGGCCGAGCGCGGTGAGCGAGCGATCGTCCTCGAGGCGAGCACCGTCGGGTGGGGCGCGAGCGGTCGCAACGGCGGCGTGGTCTCGGCGAAATTTCGCGCCCCCTTCCAAGCGATCGCTGCGGCGCACGGGATCGAGGTGGCGCGGCGCATGCACGCCATCGCGCACGATTCGGTCGGCACGCTCGAGCGGATGATCGCCGAGCACGACATCCCGGAGGCTGGTTACGCCCGGGTCGGCCAGCTCAAATGCGCCCATACCCCGCAGGCCCTGGCATCCGCCGTCGCCGACATGGAGTGGATGCGCCGGGAGATCGGCGACGCTTCGGTCACGAGGCTCACGGGCGAGGAAGTGGCGGCCGAGACAGGCTCGCGGGACTTCGTCGGCGGCGTCCTCTCGGCCCGTGCGGGCGGGCTGCACCCGCTCAACTACGCGCGGGGACTCGCGCGCGCCGCGCATGCCAGGGGGATCGCGATCCACGAGGGCAGCCCCGCCACGGAACTTCGCCGCGAGGCGGGCGGAATCCGCGTCGCGACGTCCCGCGGCTCCGTCCGGGCCCGCCAGGTGATCGTGGCGACCAACGGCTACTCCGACCTCACCCCCGCGACGGAGCCCCTGCGCACCCGCCTGGTTCCGTTCCGCAGCGCGATCCTCGCCACCGAAATCCTCTCGGACAATCTGCGGGCGGCGATGCTGCCGACCCGCCGCATCTGCGTCGAGACCCGGCGGATGATGCGCTGGTTCCGGATGGTCGACGGCCGAATGGTCTACGGCGGTCGCGGCGCCTTCGGCCGCCACGACACCGCGGCGGCATTCGCGGACCTGCGCCGGGCGATGGTGCGCACCTTCCCGGCGCTCGCCGACACGCCGGTGTCCCACCAATGGTCGGGCCTCGTCGCCATGACCCTCGATGCGCTGCCGCATGTCGGCCGCCTAGACGACCGCGTGACCTTCGCGATGGGCTACAACGGCGCCGGCGTCGCCATGTCGACGCATCTCGGTCGCTACGCCGCCGCCTTCGCGCTCGGCGAATCGCCCGATGTCGGTCTGCTCGGCACCCACGCTTTCCAGCCGCTGCCGTTCTACGGCCTGCGCGAGCCGGTGATACGGCTCGTCGCGGGCTGGTACCAGTTCCTCGACGCGATCGGCCGCTGA